In Flavobacterium sp. N1736, the following are encoded in one genomic region:
- a CDS encoding DUF3667 domain-containing protein, with protein sequence MSHSPIRKDKTCLNCRHVVEQRFCPNCGQENTDSRKTFHHLFIHFFEDLTHYENAFWKTIKNLLFKPATLTKEYLSGRRLSYLAPVRLYIFISFITFLLIALFPNHVSENLNNSEKEITTNLIKQDKKATKTFNENPYFELQPMKEIDSIQKYGKPSEKYTDFEYWVYEKVVHVTENNTKKEIVEKFIESFVHNIPKILFIIMPFFAFFLWIFHDKKKWYYFDHGIFTLHYFSFLLLIFLILFIIQRVTDLFGSTLGFIADIANFVGILWMSYYFYPAHHRFYGESRIVSFIKSVFLFFINSFFILFLLTFYVFYIFINLH encoded by the coding sequence ATGTCACATAGTCCTATTAGAAAAGACAAAACCTGCTTGAATTGCAGGCACGTTGTCGAGCAAAGATTTTGTCCAAATTGTGGACAGGAAAATACAGACAGCCGAAAGACGTTTCACCATTTATTTATTCATTTTTTTGAAGATTTAACCCATTACGAAAACGCTTTTTGGAAAACAATTAAAAATTTACTTTTTAAACCTGCAACTTTAACTAAAGAATATCTTTCAGGAAGAAGATTGTCTTATCTGGCGCCGGTTCGTCTTTATATTTTTATCAGTTTTATTACTTTTCTTTTAATTGCTCTCTTTCCAAATCACGTAAGCGAAAATCTAAATAATAGCGAAAAAGAGATTACAACAAACCTTATTAAGCAAGATAAAAAGGCAACTAAAACTTTTAACGAAAACCCCTATTTTGAATTACAGCCGATGAAAGAAATCGACTCCATTCAAAAATATGGAAAACCGAGTGAAAAGTATACCGATTTTGAATATTGGGTTTATGAAAAGGTCGTGCATGTTACTGAAAATAATACCAAGAAAGAAATTGTAGAAAAATTTATTGAATCATTTGTTCATAATATCCCTAAAATATTATTTATAATAATGCCGTTTTTTGCCTTCTTTTTATGGATTTTTCATGATAAAAAGAAATGGTATTATTTTGATCACGGAATATTTACGCTGCATTATTTTTCGTTTTTACTTTTAATATTCCTCATTCTGTTTATTATTCAGAGAGTTACTGATTTGTTTGGAAGCACTTTAGGTTTTATAGCCGATATTGCAAATTTTGTGGGTATACTATGGATGTCATACTATTTTTATCCTGCGCATCATCGTTTTTACGGAGAAAGCAGAATTGTTTCTTTTATTAAAAGTGTGTTTCTATTCTTCATAAACTCATTTTTTATACTATTTTTACTAACTTTTTATGTTTTTTACATATTCATTAATTTACACTAA
- a CDS encoding Lrp/AsnC family transcriptional regulator, with the protein MDILDEFDVKIIKELEKDGRIAYSTIATNLKISNTMVHQRINRLFEQGIITGIKPILNEKQIGYDWASFTGITLNKDSDSEGVIEVLKQIPEVTECYFVTGSFTLYLKITAKNHEHMRKILYEQIDNIPGIAKTDSMIELGCAFKRNISL; encoded by the coding sequence ATGGATATTTTAGATGAGTTCGACGTAAAAATTATCAAAGAATTGGAGAAAGATGGACGAATTGCTTATTCGACGATTGCTACTAATTTAAAAATCTCAAATACTATGGTGCATCAACGCATAAACCGCTTATTTGAGCAAGGCATAATTACTGGCATCAAACCTATTTTAAACGAAAAGCAAATTGGGTATGACTGGGCTTCGTTTACCGGAATTACTCTTAATAAAGATTCTGATTCTGAAGGAGTTATTGAAGTTTTAAAACAAATACCGGAAGTAACAGAATGTTATTTTGTAACGGGTTCTTTTACGCTTTACCTAAAAATTACGGCGAAAAACCATGAGCACATGCGTAAAATATTATACGAGCAAATCGATAATATTCCGGGAATTGCTAAAACCGATTCTATGATTGAGTTGGGATGTGCGTTTAAGAGAAATATTTCCTTGTAG
- a CDS encoding dienelactone hydrolase family protein, which translates to MKNSTLIIIATILFTGTVNAQLKTVKYTDGTQVLNGLSIKAAKKSSQNPGILLLPAWLGIDNASKEIAANLSKLGYHVFIADIYGEGNYPKNTGEAGKLAGFYKTNINDYQRRINLALQELIKSGANADNIVAIGYCFGGTGVLEAARGHLNVKGVASFHGGLGKDASRVVEPITAKVLVCHGADDPYESKEEITAFQQEMRDAKADWQMIYYANAVHSFTNPEAGNDNSKGAAYNPVAAKRSFEHLQLFLNEVLKK; encoded by the coding sequence ATGAAAAATTCAACATTAATCATTATTGCTACTATATTGTTCACCGGAACTGTAAACGCACAATTAAAAACTGTAAAATATACTGACGGAACTCAGGTATTAAACGGTTTATCTATAAAAGCTGCTAAAAAAAGCAGTCAAAACCCTGGAATTTTACTTTTACCGGCTTGGCTCGGAATTGATAATGCTTCAAAAGAAATTGCGGCTAATTTATCAAAACTAGGCTATCATGTTTTTATCGCTGATATTTATGGAGAAGGCAACTATCCGAAAAATACAGGAGAAGCAGGAAAACTGGCTGGCTTTTACAAAACAAACATCAACGATTATCAAAGAAGAATAAATCTGGCATTGCAGGAATTAATTAAATCCGGAGCAAATGCTGATAATATTGTTGCTATTGGATATTGTTTTGGAGGAACGGGAGTTCTTGAAGCTGCACGCGGACATTTGAATGTAAAAGGCGTTGCTTCGTTTCACGGTGGTTTAGGCAAAGATGCAAGTCGTGTCGTTGAACCAATTACAGCTAAAGTTTTAGTTTGTCACGGTGCTGACGATCCGTACGAATCTAAAGAAGAAATTACTGCTTTTCAACAAGAAATGCGTGACGCAAAAGCCGATTGGCAAATGATTTATTATGCAAATGCCGTACACTCGTTTACAAATCCGGAAGCCGGAAATGATAACTCAAAAGGTGCCGCTTACAATCCGGTTGCTGCAAAAAGATCTTTTGAACATTTACAGCTTTTCCTGAATGAAGTGTTGAAAAAATAG
- the rocD gene encoding ornithine--oxo-acid transaminase has translation MAHTQEILSSKSEVLIEKENKYGAHNYHPLPVVLERGEGVYVWDVDGKKYYDFLSAYSAVNQGHCHPKIVQAMVDQAQKLTLTSRAFYNDKLGNYEEYVTNYFGFDKVLPMNTGAEAVETALKLCRKWAYEVKGIHENLAQVIVCENNFHGRTTTIISFSNDESARKNFGPFTDGFIKIEYDNLEALEKVLESSKNIAGFLVEPIQGEAGVYVPSEGYLAKAKALCEKHNVLFIADEVQTGIARTGKLLAVHHENVQPDILILGKAISGGVYPVSAVLANNEIMNVIKPGQHGSTFGGNPVAAAVAIAALEVVKDEKLAENAERLGIILRKGLNEIAERNNLITLVRGKGLLNAIVINCGEDSDLAWEICLRFRDNGLLAKPTHGNKIRLAPPLVMTETQIQECLEIIEKSLNDFRD, from the coding sequence ATGGCACATACACAAGAAATTCTTTCGTCAAAATCGGAAGTTTTAATCGAAAAAGAGAATAAATACGGAGCTCACAATTACCATCCGCTTCCGGTAGTTTTAGAAAGAGGAGAAGGTGTATATGTCTGGGATGTTGACGGAAAAAAATATTATGATTTTCTGTCTGCTTATTCTGCAGTAAATCAGGGACATTGTCATCCAAAAATTGTGCAGGCAATGGTCGATCAGGCGCAAAAACTGACTTTGACTTCAAGAGCTTTTTACAATGATAAATTAGGAAACTACGAAGAATATGTGACCAATTATTTTGGTTTTGATAAAGTTTTACCAATGAATACGGGAGCAGAAGCGGTAGAAACGGCTTTGAAACTTTGTAGAAAATGGGCGTATGAAGTAAAAGGAATTCATGAAAATTTAGCGCAGGTTATTGTTTGCGAAAATAATTTTCACGGAAGAACAACAACTATTATTTCATTTTCGAATGATGAAAGTGCCCGTAAAAACTTCGGACCTTTTACAGATGGATTTATAAAAATTGAATACGATAATCTTGAAGCTTTGGAAAAAGTTTTAGAATCATCAAAAAATATTGCCGGATTTTTAGTAGAACCAATTCAGGGTGAAGCAGGAGTTTATGTTCCATCAGAAGGATATTTGGCGAAAGCAAAAGCATTGTGTGAAAAACATAATGTATTGTTTATTGCAGATGAGGTTCAAACGGGAATTGCACGTACCGGAAAATTATTAGCCGTTCATCATGAAAATGTTCAGCCTGATATTTTGATTTTAGGAAAAGCAATTTCTGGCGGAGTTTATCCTGTTTCGGCAGTTTTGGCGAATAATGAAATCATGAATGTAATAAAACCAGGACAGCACGGTTCTACTTTTGGAGGAAATCCAGTTGCGGCTGCCGTTGCCATTGCAGCGCTTGAAGTGGTAAAAGACGAAAAATTAGCCGAAAATGCAGAACGTTTAGGAATCATTTTAAGAAAAGGATTAAACGAAATCGCAGAACGTAACAATTTAATTACGCTGGTTCGTGGTAAAGGTTTATTAAATGCCATTGTAATTAATTGTGGAGAAGATTCTGATTTGGCTTGGGAAATTTGCCTAAGATTCAGAGATAACGGATTACTGGCAAAACCAACTCACGGAAATAAAATCAGATTAGCGCCGCCTTTGGTAATGACAGAAACTCAAATACAGGAATGTCTTGAAATTATCGAAAAATCATTAAACGATTTTAGAGATTAA